From the Thermus brockianus genome, the window GAGCTGGAGTTCTTCGGGCGGGAGGTGCCCTACCTGGGCCCCAAGGACACCCCCCTGACCCGGGCCTTGCGCCAGGGCATCCGCAAGGCCGGGGGGAAGCCCGTCTTCAAGCTGAAAACGGGCACCAGCGACATGAACGTCCTGGCGCCCCATTGGCAGGTGCCCATGGTGGCCTACGGCCCTGGGGATTCCACCCTGGACCACACCCCTTACGAGCACGTGGAGGTCCCGGAGTTCCTAAAGGGCATTGAGGTCTTGCGGGAGGCCCTCGAGGCCCTGGCCACACCCCCCAAGCTCCCCTAGGCGCCTAGGCTAAACTGGGTTCGTGGTTCCCTATGGGCTTGGGCTCCTAGCCCTGCTCCTATTCCTCGGTCTATTTCCCCCCACCGCTCCCTGGAGCGAACGCTTCCTTACCCCCTTGGTGGCCCTTGGGGCGGGTGGGTATCTCCTTTGGCGGCGCGCCTTCCCCTGGGGGCTTGGCCTCCTCTTTTGGGGGTTAGGGGACCTGGGCTGGACCCTGGGCGACCTTTTCGCAAGGGAGCGCTCCCTTGGGGCCTTGGCCTTTGAGTTCCCCTATATCTTCGGTTATGGGGCCTTCACCTGGGCCATCCTGCAGGTGCCGGGCCACCCCCCCAGGCTTACCCTTCTCCTTCTTCCCGTGGGCGCCTTTGGCCTCGCCACCCTTTGGCAAGGGGACCTGGGCGTGGACCGGCTTTACACCGCCTGGGACACCGGGCTTCTTCTCCTCCTCCTACCCCGGCTAGAACCCATTTTCCAAAAACGTTTCCTGGGTAGCAGGGCCCTTTGGGGTGTGGGCTTCCTCCTGGTCTTTATGGCCGATCTGACCTACACCTACCTGGAAGCCCAAGGCGGCTACCCCACGGGCCACCCGGTCCACCTCCTCTGGCCCCTAGGCTATTTGCTCCTGGCCTTGGGGGTGGCGGCGGAAAACCAGGGAAGCACCTCCTTCAGCACCCAGGTCGTGGCCCTTGGAGGGGTTTTCCTCCTGCCCGCCACCCTGCTAGCCGAACCCACGCCCTGGCCCATCCGCATCCTTTCCCTCTACGCCGGGCTTATGGGTGCTTTGGGCCTTCTCTACGCCCAACATCGGGGGTGGCGGCACACGGAGGAAGAGCGCCTTCGCTGGACCCGCTTCCTGGAAGAGCTCGCCCGCCTCTCCCCTCGCGTCACCCAGACCCTGAGCCCCGAGGCCGCCCTCCTGGGCGCCCTGGGAGCGGCGCAGGTGCTCCTGCCCCAGGCCGTGGGCCTGGAGGTGCGGAGCCGGCGGGGCCTGGTGGGGGCGCGCACCCCCCACATCCTTCCCGTACCCCTAAACGGGGATGCCGCCTACCTCTACCTGCGGGAGCCCTTAAAGGAAAACATTCCTCCAGGCTTCCTTTCCCTCCTGGGGGAGCGGCTTCGCCAGGTGCTCAAACAGGTGGAGTGGGGCACCCTGGCCCTCACCGACCCCCTCACGGGGCTTTTGAACCGGCGGGGCCTCGAGGCGGAGCTCCCCAAGCTCCTGGCCCTTTCCGGGCGGTACCAGGCCCCGGTGAGCGTGGTGATGCTGGACATTGACCGCTTCAAGCGGGTGAACGACACCTTCGGCCACCCCGTGGGGGACGAGGTGCTGAAGCGCCTCGGCCGCATCCTTCAGGCCAGCGTCCGCCGGGAGGACCTGGCGGTGCGCTACGGGGGCGAAGAGTTCTTGCTCCTCCTCTACGGCGCCAACCGCCAGGCCGCCAAGGAGGTGGTGGAACGCATCCGGGCCCGGTTCCGCACGGAGCGGGTGGAGCCCATCCCCTACGCCCTTACCCTCTCCGCCGGCATCGCCGGGGGGGAGGTGCCGGCAGGGGACGGCCAGCTGGAGGAGTGGATCCTGAAGGCGGACTACGCCCTCCTCAGGGCCAAGGAGGCGGGTCGGGACCGGGTCACCTTGGCTTGACAAAGGGGCCAAGCTTCCCTATAGTTAAGGATGGCGACGCGGGGTGGAGCAGCC encodes:
- a CDS encoding sensor domain-containing diguanylate cyclase, giving the protein MVPYGLGLLALLLFLGLFPPTAPWSERFLTPLVALGAGGYLLWRRAFPWGLGLLFWGLGDLGWTLGDLFARERSLGALAFEFPYIFGYGAFTWAILQVPGHPPRLTLLLLPVGAFGLATLWQGDLGVDRLYTAWDTGLLLLLLPRLEPIFQKRFLGSRALWGVGFLLVFMADLTYTYLEAQGGYPTGHPVHLLWPLGYLLLALGVAAENQGSTSFSTQVVALGGVFLLPATLLAEPTPWPIRILSLYAGLMGALGLLYAQHRGWRHTEEERLRWTRFLEELARLSPRVTQTLSPEAALLGALGAAQVLLPQAVGLEVRSRRGLVGARTPHILPVPLNGDAAYLYLREPLKENIPPGFLSLLGERLRQVLKQVEWGTLALTDPLTGLLNRRGLEAELPKLLALSGRYQAPVSVVMLDIDRFKRVNDTFGHPVGDEVLKRLGRILQASVRREDLAVRYGGEEFLLLLYGANRQAAKEVVERIRARFRTERVEPIPYALTLSAGIAGGEVPAGDGQLEEWILKADYALLRAKEAGRDRVTLA